The Maridesulfovibrio hydrothermalis AM13 = DSM 14728 DNA window TCCAAGTGCTGGGATGTGTTTCATTCAAGCTTATGCGACGGTAATTGCGCCCTTCGTTCCTGCATGAAAGACTGTGGACGCATCAGCAACAAATCTATATTTTTCATTCACGCAGACGGACGCAAGGTTCCGGTATCTATCAGTGCTTCTCCACTGATGGATGCTGACGGAAACCTGCTTGGCGGCGTTGAAAGCTTTCGAGACCTGACTGATATTCAAATGATCCGCCGCGAAGTTGAAGATTCATGGCGATTTGAAGATATCATCGGTAAAAGTGCTCCTCTGGCAAAAGTATTTTCGATCATGCCGCAGGTCAGCAGGAGCGAAGCGACAGTGTTGCTGCTGGGCGAATCCGGAACCGGTAAAGAACTTTTCGCACGTGCAATTCATAATCTGAGCGACCGTAAACACGGCCCCTTTGTGGCTGTAAACTGCGGCGCCCTACCTGACAATCTTCTGGAATCTGAACTGTTCGGCTACAAAGAGGGGGCTTTCACAGACGCCCGTAAAGATAAGCCCGGACGATTTGAACTTGCTGCAGGCGGTACTATTTTCCTTGATGAAATCGGAGATATGCCCGCCAAACTGCAAGTCAAACTGCTGCGGGTTTTGCAGGAAAAAACATTTGAACCGCTAGGCGCAGTTGCAAGTGTTAAGGCCAACGTGCGCATTGTCGCCGCTACCAATAAAAACCTTGCCGAGCAGGTTGAACTTGGTACTTTCAGGCAGGATTTATTTTATCGTTTAAATGTGGTTACCCTTAATCTTCCCGCCCTTAATGAACGGGTTGAAGATATTCCGCTGCTGATCAATCACTTCATAAACAGACTTAACGCCCTGCAGGGCAAAGAGATTGACGGCCTTTCTGAAGATACGCTCCAGATCCTCATGCGCCACCCCTTCCCCGGCAATGTGCGCGAACTTGAAAATATTCTTGAATTTTCTTTTATCCTCTGTCCATCCGGATTCATTCAGGTTGAACACCTTCCTGAATACCTGCAACCGAATTCACAAAAATCCATCCCCTCTGACGACTTACCGCTAACTATGGAAGAAATTAAGTGCCTTGCCGTAAAAAGAGCCCTTGAACGCAACAACGGTAAAAAAATGGCCACCTGCCGCGAACTCGGTATCTCTAAAGACACTTTACGGCGCACTATTGCCCGCTGTAAAGAAATGGACGCATAATTAGCCCTTCACGAACCATTACTGCTCACTTATCGCCTTAAACGACTTCTTAAAAGTCCCACCCTTCTACATAACCAACTGTAATTATAGGTTTTTATAACTACAGGCACGGGCTATGCTTAGTTGCATTCCATGAGACGAAACGAAAGACGCAATACGAATTCAAAGCTGCTTTGTTTAGCCTGTTTTGAAGACAGGCTCGCCTCAGTATTTGATAATGCTTCGGAACTTAAACTGTTCAGAGTTGAAGACAATAAAATTTGTCCCGCAGGTTACCTATCCCTTCCCTCAAAAGACCCAAAGGACAGGACATCCGCCATAATAACCTGCGGGGCAACATTTTTAATATGCGGCGCTATCTGCGGCTGTACCAGAAATGATCTGGAGCAGTCAGGCATTAAAGTCATTCCCTGGATAAGGGGAATGGTAGACGAAATTTTAGAAGCCTATATGCAAAACTGTCTGGAAAACTTTATGATGCCCGGTTGCGGCGGCAGAGTCGGTGCACACGGCAAATGCAGACAGGAAGGCAGAGGCTTCAGAAATCAGAGGTCCGGTCAGGGAGCAGGCCGTCTGGCTGGAATATCCATGCGAACCGAATCAAGGAGAAATTAAAATGAAGATTGCAATAAGCTGTGAAGGCAACGACCTTAATTGCCAGATTGACCCCCGCTTCGGACGGGCAAAAGGTTTCCTAATCTGCGATATTGATGCAGGTACTCATGAATTTGTTGACAACACCCAGAACCTGAATGCAGCTCAGGGTGCAGGCATCCAGTCTGCTCAGAACGTTGCAGCCACGGGTGCTAAGGCTGTTATCACAGGCCATGTCGGCCCTAAAGCTTTCACCGCCCTTGAAAAAGGTAATATTCAGGTTCACCTGATCGGTGGCGGGACCGTTGCCGAAGCTATAGAAGCTTTCAAAGCAGGCAAACTTGACGCGGCTGACGGCGCTGATAAACCAGCTCACTGGTAGAAAATTTCTTACCCTGTTCAGTCATGCTTTTTTCTCCTCTCCCTTGCTCTGGGGCATGACTGAACATTTCCTGATTAACACTACATTTTCACTGCGTAGACATAGCCATTGACAAGACCGGAGCAGGTCTTACTTTACATTCAATGTTTACCGCAGCAGGCCCTTTTATGAGGTTTGCATTTTGAAATAACAACCCCCTCGCCACTTGAGGGGCAGGAGACGTATATATGAGTGATCATGCTTGCGGAAGCTGTTCTTCCTCCGGTTCCGGATGTTCTTCACAGGGATGCAGCCCTGAAGAAATAAAACTGAAAAAAGCTCTTTCCAGAATCAAGCACAAGATTGTGGTTATCTCCGGTAAAGGCGGAGTCGGCAAAAGTACTGTTGCAACCAACATTGCCGTGGCTCTTTCTCTGGCAGGTAAACAGGTCGGACTTCTTGATGTAGATGTTCACGGTCCCAGCATCCCCCGCCTGCTCAGCCTTGAAGACCAAAAGCCGCATATCGGGCATGAAGTGATTGAACCCATTTCATACTCAAGCAATCTCTGGGTTATGTCTCTTGGATTCATGCTGCCGAGTAAAGATGATCCGGTTATCTGGCGCGGTCCGGTAAAAATCGGTATGATCAAACAGTTCGTACAGGACGTTGCATGGAATGACCTTGATTTTCTGGTCGTTGACTGCCCTCCCGGAACAGGTGACGAGCCTCTTTCCGCACTACAGACCCTCGGCAGTGACGCTCAGGCGGTCATCGTAACCACCCCGCAGGGCGTAGCAGTTGACGATGTTCGCCGCTCTGTAAACTTCTGCAAACAGGTCGGCAACCCTGTTCTCGGCATTGTTGAGAATATGAGCGGATTTGTCTGCCCTGACTGCGGCTCTGTACATAATATTTTTAATACCGGCGGCGGCGAAGAACTTGCCAGAGAAACCGGTGTTAAATTCCTCGGGCGCATCCCTCTGGACCCTGAAGTCGGACGCTCCGGTGACGAAGGATACCCCATCGTCAGAGTGGATCACGACGGCATAACCGGAAAAGCTCTTAACACCATCATCAAACCCATACTGAATCTTACTGAAAGCTTACAGGAGAATAATGCTATGCCCAAAGTTGAAGAACTTAAAGGAAAAAACGGCATGATCAGAATCGCTGTACCTGTTGCAGCAGGTAAGCTCTGCATGCACTTCGGCCACTGTGAGCAGTTTGCACTTATGGACATCGATACTGCTACTAAAGGAATTGTCGCAACCAACATGGAAACTCCTCCACCCCACGAACCGGGAGTACTTCCCAAGTGGATCGCAGATCAGGGCGTACAGCTCGTTCTTGCCGGCGGTATGGGGTCCAAAGCACAATCCCTGTTTACTGATGCAGGCGTAAAAGTAGTTGTCGGCTCCCCTGCCGAAGCACCTGAAAATGTGGTTGCAAACTATCTTGCAGGCACACTTCAGACCGGCTCCAACACCTGTGATCACTAAAATTATCTATATGTAAACCTACCTTTACATACCTCGATTAACGAAACAGCCCGCAAGATTAATCCTGCGGGCTGTTTTGTTTGTAACCGTCCAGACGGATGCATCTTACAACGTGAACTGAAATACAACTTATGGTTTTGGCCGATAGTCTAGAATAGTAATATTCTTACCCTCACCAGTAGATATATTTGAATTATGAATACGTCCACCGATCTGGATAACATCATCCCCGGTACCAGTATCGATGTCCGCATCATACACAGAGCCGGTAACGACACCCTTATCATCACCATCTCCAGTGCTGACACTTCTTACGTTTGAATAGTCGTTACCGGACATGATAATAGTATCGTCACCTTCACCACCTTCAATACTAGATCCAGATTCGGGCATGCTCCGCCAATCATAATTTTTGTTACCGGAGAGATCGACTATAGTGTCATTCCCGT harbors:
- a CDS encoding iron-sulfur cluster carrier protein MrpORP, producing MSDHACGSCSSSGSGCSSQGCSPEEIKLKKALSRIKHKIVVISGKGGVGKSTVATNIAVALSLAGKQVGLLDVDVHGPSIPRLLSLEDQKPHIGHEVIEPISYSSNLWVMSLGFMLPSKDDPVIWRGPVKIGMIKQFVQDVAWNDLDFLVVDCPPGTGDEPLSALQTLGSDAQAVIVTTPQGVAVDDVRRSVNFCKQVGNPVLGIVENMSGFVCPDCGSVHNIFNTGGGEELARETGVKFLGRIPLDPEVGRSGDEGYPIVRVDHDGITGKALNTIIKPILNLTESLQENNAMPKVEELKGKNGMIRIAVPVAAGKLCMHFGHCEQFALMDIDTATKGIVATNMETPPPHEPGVLPKWIADQGVQLVLAGGMGSKAQSLFTDAGVKVVVGSPAEAPENVVANYLAGTLQTGSNTCDH
- a CDS encoding NifB/NifX family molybdenum-iron cluster-binding protein, which produces MRRNERRNTNSKLLCLACFEDRLASVFDNASELKLFRVEDNKICPAGYLSLPSKDPKDRTSAIITCGATFLICGAICGCTRNDLEQSGIKVIPWIRGMVDEILEAYMQNCLENFMMPGCGGRVGAHGKCRQEGRGFRNQRSGQGAGRLAGISMRTESRRN
- a CDS encoding NifB/NifX family molybdenum-iron cluster-binding protein encodes the protein MKIAISCEGNDLNCQIDPRFGRAKGFLICDIDAGTHEFVDNTQNLNAAQGAGIQSAQNVAATGAKAVITGHVGPKAFTALEKGNIQVHLIGGGTVAEAIEAFKAGKLDAADGADKPAHW
- a CDS encoding sigma-54 interaction domain-containing protein; the protein is MRFPSNLPCSAVLDSLADGVFTVDLDWNITFFNEAASRITGIPAAEAVGSKCWDVFHSSLCDGNCALRSCMKDCGRISNKSIFFIHADGRKVPVSISASPLMDADGNLLGGVESFRDLTDIQMIRREVEDSWRFEDIIGKSAPLAKVFSIMPQVSRSEATVLLLGESGTGKELFARAIHNLSDRKHGPFVAVNCGALPDNLLESELFGYKEGAFTDARKDKPGRFELAAGGTIFLDEIGDMPAKLQVKLLRVLQEKTFEPLGAVASVKANVRIVAATNKNLAEQVELGTFRQDLFYRLNVVTLNLPALNERVEDIPLLINHFINRLNALQGKEIDGLSEDTLQILMRHPFPGNVRELENILEFSFILCPSGFIQVEHLPEYLQPNSQKSIPSDDLPLTMEEIKCLAVKRALERNNGKKMATCRELGISKDTLRRTIARCKEMDA